In Bacillus sp. NP247, one DNA window encodes the following:
- the alr gene encoding alanine racemase, translating to MKVNYGRHTIIEVDLNALQRNFQQYKQAIPFGTAIMTVVKANAYGHGAVPIAKAVIEAGTSHLAVAFVDEGIELREAGITVPILIFGYTPYEAIVDAITYDLSMTVYTIEDLHAIEEIASQMEKNAYIHIKIDTGMSRLGLQLNEVTLFLQTLKCTKYIQVEGMYTHFACADERDKMYTLMQQEVFQKAVSKAEELQIAIPWIHTNNSAATIDMRETKGNMVRLGIALYGLYPSADVNQEAISLQPILTFKSKVAHIKKVKKGNGVSYGATYTATGEEWIATIPVGYADGVSRQLSNKGFVLIKGMKVPIIGRICMDQLMLDVTKIMPIHVGDEVVFYGNQGEESISVDCVADILSTINYEITCMLSRRIPRIYIKDNKPIEIINELRRSPISLCINE from the coding sequence ATGAAAGTTAACTACGGTAGACATACTATTATTGAAGTTGATTTAAATGCACTGCAACGTAATTTCCAACAGTACAAACAAGCTATTCCATTTGGTACAGCGATTATGACAGTTGTAAAAGCGAATGCCTATGGACACGGGGCAGTTCCGATTGCGAAGGCGGTAATAGAGGCAGGCACAAGTCACTTGGCAGTTGCGTTTGTAGATGAAGGAATTGAACTTAGAGAAGCTGGTATAACTGTACCAATATTAATCTTTGGATACACACCGTATGAAGCGATAGTAGATGCAATTACGTATGATTTAAGCATGACAGTATATACAATTGAGGATTTGCATGCTATAGAAGAGATTGCTTCACAAATGGAAAAGAATGCGTACATCCATATTAAAATTGACACTGGAATGAGCCGACTCGGTTTACAACTTAATGAAGTCACATTGTTTTTACAAACATTAAAGTGTACAAAATATATTCAGGTTGAAGGAATGTACACGCACTTCGCTTGTGCAGATGAAAGGGATAAAATGTATACTCTCATGCAACAAGAGGTATTTCAAAAAGCCGTAAGCAAAGCAGAAGAGTTACAAATTGCTATTCCATGGATTCATACCAATAATAGTGCTGCTACAATTGATATGCGAGAAACAAAAGGAAATATGGTCCGCCTTGGAATCGCGTTATACGGTCTCTATCCATCTGCAGATGTCAATCAAGAAGCTATTTCGTTACAGCCTATCCTGACATTTAAATCAAAAGTTGCGCATATCAAAAAAGTAAAAAAAGGAAATGGGGTTAGCTATGGAGCAACATATACAGCGACAGGAGAAGAATGGATTGCGACGATACCGGTTGGATATGCGGATGGTGTCAGCAGGCAACTCTCGAATAAAGGGTTTGTATTAATAAAAGGTATGAAAGTTCCTATTATAGGACGTATTTGTATGGACCAGTTAATGTTGGACGTAACAAAAATCATGCCAATACATGTTGGGGATGAGGTGGTCTTTTATGGTAATCAAGGCGAGGAATCAATAAGTGTAGATTGCGTTGCAGATATATTAAGTACAATTAATTATGAGATTACTTGTATGTTAAGTAGAAGGATACCTCGCATCTATATAAAAGACAATAAGCCAATCGAAATAATAAATGAACTACGAAGAAGTCCTATCAGTTTATGTATAAATGAATGA
- a CDS encoding metalloregulator ArsR/SmtB family transcription factor, giving the protein MTTYTSEIKKSLVTEEDVDILKIMAHPIRLQIVNELSARKTCNVTQLTELLNIPQSTVSQHLSKMKGKVLRAERRGLEIYYHINNLKASKIVSVLGYIN; this is encoded by the coding sequence ATGACAACATATACGAGCGAGATAAAAAAAAGTTTAGTTACTGAAGAAGATGTGGATATTTTAAAAATAATGGCGCATCCAATACGATTACAAATTGTAAATGAATTAAGTGCACGCAAAACTTGTAATGTAACACAATTAACAGAATTACTGAATATTCCACAATCGACTGTTTCGCAACATTTATCAAAAATGAAAGGTAAAGTGTTACGAGCTGAGAGAAGGGGCTTAGAAATTTATTATCACATTAATAATTTAAAAGCGAGTAAGATTGTAAGTGTTTTAGGATATATTAACTAA
- a CDS encoding YkvS family protein has translation MKANVGDTILFQRNNLKITASVLKLYTESVLVEVTDVSGGTFEFDRTIVNHKNYKILNTNT, from the coding sequence ATGAAAGCAAACGTAGGGGATACTATACTATTTCAACGAAATAACTTAAAGATCACAGCATCTGTACTAAAACTATACACTGAATCGGTCTTAGTTGAAGTTACAGATGTAAGCGGTGGTACTTTTGAATTTGACCGAACAATTGTAAATCATAAAAACTATAAAATTTTAAATACGAATACATAA
- a CDS encoding OFA family MFS transporter, whose amino-acid sequence MKKSSVNPWLVVLGTVIVQMGLGTIYTWSLFNQPLVSKYGWSLNAVAITFSITSLSLAFSTLFASKLQEKWGLRKLIMIAGLALGIGLMLSSQASSLLMLYVLAGVVVGYADGTAYITSLSNLIKWFPNRKGLIAGISVSAYGTGSLIFKYINAMLIDSVGVSQAFIYWGLIVTAMIVIGACLIHQAVDQSAVQETKTKEYTTKEMLGTKQVYLLFIMLFTSCMSGLYLIGMVKDIGVQLVGLSAATAANAVAMVAIFNTLGRIILGPLSDKIGRLKIVTGTFVAMATSVLVLSFVDLNYGIYFVCVASVAFCFGGNITIFPAIVGDFFGMKNHSKNYGIVYQGFGFGALAGSFIGAILGGFKPTFMVIGVLCVVSFIIAILIQAPNQKKEKEEEYRSVA is encoded by the coding sequence ATGAAAAAATCATCGGTTAATCCATGGCTTGTTGTTCTTGGAACAGTCATAGTACAAATGGGGCTTGGAACGATATATACATGGAGTTTATTCAATCAGCCCTTAGTGAGTAAATACGGTTGGAGTCTTAACGCTGTTGCTATAACTTTCTCAATTACTAGCCTTTCTTTAGCATTTTCAACTTTGTTTGCGAGTAAATTGCAAGAAAAATGGGGACTTCGTAAACTTATTATGATAGCTGGACTAGCATTAGGAATTGGATTAATGCTTAGTTCACAAGCTTCCTCATTATTAATGCTTTATGTACTAGCAGGAGTTGTTGTAGGATACGCAGATGGAACAGCATACATCACTTCACTATCCAATTTAATAAAATGGTTTCCAAATCGTAAAGGTTTAATCGCCGGTATATCTGTTTCTGCATATGGTACAGGTAGCCTAATATTCAAATACATAAACGCAATGTTGATTGATTCAGTTGGTGTATCGCAAGCGTTTATATACTGGGGTTTAATTGTTACAGCTATGATAGTAATCGGTGCTTGTTTGATCCATCAAGCTGTTGACCAAAGTGCAGTTCAAGAAACAAAAACTAAAGAATATACAACAAAAGAAATGCTAGGCACAAAACAAGTATACTTATTATTTATTATGCTATTTACATCATGTATGAGTGGCTTATACTTAATTGGTATGGTAAAAGACATTGGTGTTCAACTTGTAGGGCTTAGCGCAGCAACAGCAGCTAATGCGGTGGCTATGGTTGCAATCTTCAATACATTGGGTCGTATCATTCTGGGACCGTTATCAGATAAAATCGGCCGTTTAAAAATCGTTACTGGTACTTTTGTTGCTATGGCGACTTCAGTCTTGGTTCTAAGTTTCGTAGATTTAAATTATGGTATCTACTTCGTCTGTGTAGCAAGTGTAGCGTTTTGCTTTGGTGGAAATATCACTATTTTCCCAGCTATTGTTGGTGATTTCTTCGGTATGAAAAATCATAGTAAAAACTACGGAATTGTGTATCAAGGCTTTGGATTTGGAGCGCTCGCAGGTTCCTTTATCGGTGCAATTCTAGGTGGGTTCAAACCAACTTTCATGGTGATCGGTGTATTATGTGTCGTGTCATTTATTATCGCAATTTTAATTCAAGCACCTAATCAGAAAAAAGAAAAAGAAGAAGAGTATCGCAGTGTAGCGTAA
- the dhbA gene encoding 2,3-dihydro-2,3-dihydroxybenzoate dehydrogenase — MSLGEFDGKIVLVTGAAQGIGSVVAKMFLERGATVIAVDQNEEGLNMLLNHYASYETRIKTFHLDVSDCTAVEEVVKQIENDIAPIDILVNVAGVLRMGAIHSLSDEDWHKTFSVNTTGVFYMARAVSKRMMLRKSGAIVTVGSNAANTPRMEMAAYAASKAATTMFMKCLGLELAAHNIRCNLVSPGSTETEMQRLLWADENGAENIIAGSQNTYRLGIPLQKIAQPSEIAEAVLFLASDKASHITMHNLCVDGGATLGV; from the coding sequence ATGAGCCTAGGGGAATTTGATGGAAAAATCGTTTTAGTAACAGGTGCAGCGCAAGGTATAGGTAGTGTTGTAGCAAAAATGTTTTTAGAAAGAGGAGCTACAGTTATTGCAGTTGATCAAAATGAAGAAGGGCTAAATATGTTATTAAATCATTATGCATCATACGAAACACGTATAAAGACATTTCATTTAGATGTGAGTGATTGCACTGCTGTTGAAGAGGTAGTAAAACAAATTGAAAATGACATAGCACCTATAGATATATTAGTAAATGTCGCAGGAGTTTTACGAATGGGAGCGATTCACTCTTTAAGTGATGAAGACTGGCATAAAACATTTTCTGTAAATACTACAGGAGTTTTCTATATGGCCCGAGCAGTAAGTAAACGCATGATGTTAAGAAAGTCAGGGGCAATTGTTACAGTTGGTTCAAATGCGGCAAATACTCCGAGAATGGAGATGGCTGCATATGCTGCATCAAAAGCTGCAACGACGATGTTTATGAAATGTTTAGGGTTAGAACTTGCAGCACATAATATTCGCTGCAACTTAGTTTCTCCAGGTTCTACTGAAACTGAAATGCAAAGATTATTATGGGCTGATGAGAATGGAGCTGAAAATATAATTGCTGGTTCTCAAAATACATATAGACTCGGTATACCGTTACAAAAAATTGCACAACCTTCAGAAATTGCTGAAGCAGTATTGTTTTTAGCCTCAGATAAAGCGAGTCATATTACAATGCACAATTTATGTGTCGATGGCGGAGCTACATTAGGAGTTTAA
- the dhbC gene encoding isochorismate synthase DhbC: protein MNELTAVKELSEKLLEDYKTESSFFFASPTRTILTEGEFTTVKHYEIESFPELVQAVLSNAKQAGNPNPIVVGALPFDRRKEVQLIVPEYCRITERLQLETTNEIKRNEKLTFEMTPVPAPEVYMNGVKQGIEKIQDGDLKKIVLSRSLDVKSSEKIDKQKLLRELAEHNKHGYTFAVNLPKDENENNKTLIGASPELLVSRNGMQVVSNPLAGSRPRSDDPAEDKRRAEELLSSPKDLHEHAVVVEAVAAALRPYCHTLHVPEKPSVIHSEAMWHLSTEVKGELKDPNTSSLELAIALHPTPAVCGTPMEEAREAIQKIEPFDREFFTGMLGWSDLNGDGEWIVTIRCAEVQENTLRLYAGAGVVAESKPEDELAETSAKFQTMLKALGLRDNTLNEK from the coding sequence ATGAATGAACTTACAGCCGTAAAGGAACTGTCAGAAAAATTATTAGAAGATTATAAGACTGAATCTTCGTTCTTTTTCGCTTCACCAACTCGAACGATATTGACAGAAGGAGAGTTTACTACAGTAAAACATTATGAAATTGAAAGCTTTCCAGAGCTTGTACAAGCGGTATTAAGTAATGCAAAACAAGCCGGAAATCCGAATCCTATCGTTGTTGGTGCTTTGCCATTTGATCGTAGAAAAGAAGTTCAACTTATTGTACCGGAATATTGCAGAATTACTGAGCGTTTACAGTTGGAGACAACAAATGAGATAAAACGAAATGAGAAACTGACATTTGAAATGACACCGGTTCCAGCTCCTGAAGTATATATGAATGGTGTGAAGCAAGGGATTGAAAAAATTCAGGACGGAGATTTAAAGAAAATCGTTCTATCTAGATCGTTAGATGTTAAATCTTCAGAGAAGATTGATAAACAAAAACTACTTCGCGAATTAGCAGAGCATAATAAGCACGGTTATACATTTGCTGTGAATTTACCGAAAGATGAAAACGAGAACAATAAGACATTAATTGGAGCAAGCCCTGAATTGCTTGTTTCACGTAATGGTATGCAAGTCGTTTCTAATCCATTAGCTGGTTCAAGACCAAGAAGTGACGATCCAGCTGAAGATAAAAGAAGAGCAGAGGAATTACTCTCTTCACCAAAAGATTTACATGAACATGCAGTAGTAGTTGAAGCGGTTGCTGCTGCGCTTCGTCCGTACTGTCATACATTGCATGTGCCAGAAAAACCATCAGTTATTCATAGTGAAGCAATGTGGCATTTGTCTACAGAAGTGAAAGGTGAACTTAAGGATCCAAATACTTCTTCTTTAGAATTAGCAATTGCTCTTCATCCTACGCCAGCAGTTTGCGGAACTCCAATGGAAGAAGCAAGAGAGGCCATTCAAAAAATTGAGCCATTTGACCGTGAATTCTTTACAGGAATGTTAGGGTGGAGCGATCTAAATGGAGATGGCGAATGGATTGTTACAATTCGTTGTGCTGAAGTGCAAGAAAATACACTTCGTTTATATGCAGGAGCTGGAGTTGTTGCTGAGTCAAAACCAGAAGATGAGTTAGCAGAAACATCAGCTAAGTTCCAAACAATGTTGAAGGCTTTAGGGTTAAGAGATAATACGTTGAATGAAAAATAG
- a CDS encoding (2,3-dihydroxybenzoyl)adenylate synthase, translating to MLTGYTEWPKEFADRYREEGCWLGETFGGVLRERAEKYGDQIAVVSGNTHITYSELDKKVDCLASGLLNLGIKQEDRVVLQLPNITEFFEICFALFRIGALPVFALPSHRSSEISYFCEFGEASAYVISDKALGFDYRKLAREVKEKVPTLQHVIVVGEEEEFVSINELYMDPVPLPEVQPSEVAFLQLSGGTTGLSKLIPRTHDDYIYSLRVSAEICNLNAESVYMAVLPVAHNYPMSSPGTFGTFYAGGKVVLATGGSPDEAFALIEKEKVTITALVPPLAMIWLDAVSSRNNDLSSLQVLQVGGAKFSAEVAKRIRSTFGCTLQQVFGMAEGLVNYTRLNDPEEIIIHTQGRPMSTFDEVRVVDENDNDVKPGEVGSLLTRGPYTIRGYYKAEEHNARSFTKDGFYRTGDLVKVNEQGYIVVEGRDKDQINRGGEKVAAEEVENHLLAHDAVHDVAIVSMPDDYLGERTCAFVIARGQAPTVSELKIFLKERGIAAYKIPDRIEFIESFPQTGVGKVSKKELRKVIAEKLIIVKR from the coding sequence ATGTTAACAGGTTATACGGAATGGCCAAAAGAATTTGCAGATCGTTACCGAGAAGAAGGATGTTGGCTTGGTGAAACATTTGGCGGAGTGTTAAGAGAGCGTGCTGAAAAATATGGAGATCAAATTGCGGTTGTAAGCGGTAATACGCATATAACGTATAGTGAACTTGATAAAAAGGTAGATTGCTTAGCTTCAGGTTTACTGAATTTAGGAATAAAGCAAGAAGACCGAGTTGTTCTTCAGCTACCTAATATTACAGAGTTTTTCGAAATATGTTTTGCACTATTTCGAATTGGAGCGCTTCCTGTTTTTGCACTACCTTCACATCGAAGTAGTGAAATTAGTTATTTTTGCGAGTTTGGTGAGGCGAGTGCTTACGTTATTTCAGATAAGGCTCTTGGCTTTGATTACCGAAAACTAGCAAGAGAAGTAAAAGAAAAAGTGCCTACTTTACAACATGTAATCGTAGTAGGGGAAGAAGAAGAATTTGTGAGTATAAATGAACTTTACATGGATCCCGTTCCATTACCAGAAGTTCAGCCAAGTGAAGTTGCGTTTCTCCAATTATCAGGAGGGACAACAGGACTTTCTAAATTAATTCCTAGAACGCATGATGACTATATTTATAGTTTGCGTGTTAGCGCTGAAATTTGTAATTTAAATGCAGAAAGCGTCTATATGGCAGTTCTTCCAGTAGCACACAACTATCCGATGAGTTCTCCTGGAACGTTTGGAACTTTCTATGCAGGTGGAAAAGTAGTGTTGGCAACTGGAGGTAGCCCAGATGAGGCATTTGCGCTTATAGAAAAAGAAAAAGTTACGATTACAGCGCTCGTTCCACCATTAGCAATGATTTGGCTTGATGCTGTATCTTCCCGTAATAACGATTTATCGAGCCTGCAAGTTCTTCAAGTAGGGGGTGCGAAATTTAGTGCCGAAGTTGCGAAGCGTATACGCTCTACATTTGGATGTACGTTACAGCAAGTATTCGGTATGGCAGAAGGGTTAGTAAATTATACTAGATTAAATGATCCTGAAGAAATCATTATTCATACACAAGGTAGACCGATGTCTACATTCGATGAAGTAAGGGTTGTTGATGAGAATGATAACGATGTAAAACCTGGTGAAGTAGGTAGTTTATTAACACGAGGGCCATACACAATTCGTGGTTATTATAAAGCGGAAGAGCATAATGCACGATCATTTACAAAGGATGGCTTTTATCGCACAGGTGATCTTGTAAAAGTAAATGAACAAGGCTACATCGTTGTAGAAGGAAGAGATAAAGATCAAATTAACCGTGGTGGTGAGAAGGTTGCTGCGGAAGAAGTTGAAAATCATCTATTAGCACATGATGCAGTACATGATGTAGCAATTGTATCTATGCCAGACGATTATTTAGGTGAACGTACTTGTGCATTTGTTATAGCTCGCGGACAAGCTCCAACTGTAAGTGAATTGAAAATATTTTTAAAAGAACGTGGTATAGCAGCTTATAAGATTCCAGATCGAATTGAATTTATTGAATCATTCCCGCAAACAGGTGTAGGAAAAGTAAGCAAAAAAGAATTACGTAAAGTCATTGCTGAAAAACTTATTATAGTAAAACGATAA
- a CDS encoding isochorismatase family protein: protein MAIPSISVYKMPVESELPKNKVNWTPDPKRAVLLIHDMQEYFLDAYSDKESPKVELISNIKVIREKCKELGVPVIYTAQPGGQTLEQRGLLQDFWGDGIPAGPDKKKIVDELTPDEDDIFLTKWRYSAFKKTNLLEILNEQGRDQLIICGIYAHIGCLLTACEAFMDGIEPFFVADGVADFSLEHHKQALQYASNRCAVTTSTNLLLKDLQSVKGDESKGITLQEVHELVAQLLREPVESIKVDEDLLNRGLDSVRIMSLVEKWRREGKEITFADLAERPTVADWYSLLSSQAAQVL from the coding sequence ATGGCTATCCCATCTATTTCAGTATATAAAATGCCAGTTGAATCAGAACTACCAAAAAATAAAGTGAATTGGACGCCGGATCCGAAACGTGCAGTTCTTTTAATCCATGACATGCAAGAATATTTTCTTGACGCATATAGCGATAAAGAATCGCCAAAAGTAGAACTAATTTCAAATATTAAGGTGATAAGAGAAAAATGTAAGGAACTTGGTGTACCTGTTATATATACAGCACAGCCTGGTGGACAAACGTTAGAACAACGAGGGTTATTACAAGACTTTTGGGGTGATGGTATTCCCGCTGGACCGGATAAAAAGAAAATTGTCGATGAACTTACTCCTGATGAGGATGATATATTCCTAACAAAATGGAGATATAGTGCATTTAAAAAGACGAATCTATTAGAAATTTTAAATGAACAAGGACGAGATCAACTTATTATTTGCGGTATTTATGCGCATATTGGCTGCCTTTTAACAGCTTGTGAAGCATTTATGGATGGTATAGAGCCATTTTTTGTAGCAGATGGAGTAGCTGATTTTTCACTAGAGCATCATAAACAAGCATTGCAGTATGCATCTAATAGATGTGCAGTAACGACATCAACAAACTTACTATTAAAAGATTTACAAAGTGTAAAAGGTGATGAGAGTAAAGGGATCACTTTACAGGAAGTGCACGAACTAGTTGCACAACTACTTCGTGAGCCAGTAGAGAGTATTAAAGTTGATGAAGATTTATTAAATAGAGGACTTGATTCGGTCAGAATTATGAGTTTAGTAGAGAAGTGGCGTCGCGAAGGGAAAGAAATCACTTTTGCAGATTTAGCAGAACGTCCAACTGTTGCCGATTGGTACAGTTTACTATCTTCACAAGCAGCACAGGTGTTGTAA